The proteins below are encoded in one region of Brassica napus cultivar Da-Ae chromosome A6, Da-Ae, whole genome shotgun sequence:
- the LOC106398595 gene encoding lon protease homolog 2, peroxisomal-like — MADTVELPSRLAILPFRNKVLLPGAIIRIRCTSHSSVTLVEQELWQKEEKGLIGILPVRDDAEGSSIGTMINPGGGSDSGERSLKFLVGTTDAQKSDAKDQQEVHWHSRGVAARALHLSRGVEKPSGRVTYVVVLEGLSRFNVQELGKRGPYSVARITSLEMTKGELEQVEHDPDFVALSRQFKTTAMELVSVLEQKQKTGGRTKVLLETVPIHKLADIFVASFEMSFEEQLSMLDSVDLKVRLSKATELVDRHLQSIRVAEKITQKVEGQLSKSQKEYLLRQQMRAIKEELGDNDDDEDDVAALERKMQAAGMPSNIWKHAQRELRRLKKMQPQQPGYNSSRVYLELLADLPWEKASEEHELDLKAAKERLDSDHYGLAKVKQRIIEYLAVRKLKPDARGPVLCFVGPPGVGKTSLASSIAAALGRKFVRLSLGGVKDEADIRGHRRTYIGSMPGRLIDGLKRVGVCNPVMLLDEIDKTGSDVRGDPASALLEVLDPEQNKSFNDHYLNVPYDLSKVVFVATANRVQPIPPPLLDRMELIELPGYTQEEKLKIAMRHLIPRVLDQHGLTSEFLKIPEAMVKNIIQRYTREAGVRSLERNLAAVARAAAVMVAEHEQTLPVSKDVQKLASPLLNGRMAEGGEVEMEVIPMGENDHEIGSTFQSPSTLVVDETMLEKILGPPRFDDSEAADRVASAGVSVGLVWTTFGGEVQFVEATSMVGKGELHLTGQLGDVIKESAQLALTWVRARASDFKLALAGDMNVLDGRDIHIHFPAGAVPKDGPSAGVTLVTALVSLFSQKRVRADTAMTGEMTLRGLVLPVGGIKDKILAAHRYGIKRVILPQRNSKDLVEVPAAVLSSLEVILAKRMEDVLENAFEGGCPWRNHSKL; from the exons ATGGCGGATACCGTCGAGCTACCGAGTCGGTTAGCGATTCTTCCATTCAGGAACAAGGTTCTCTTACCTGGCGCCATCATTCGAATCCGCTGCACTTCTCATAGCAG TGTGACGCTAGTGGAGCAGGAGCTGTGGCAGAAAGAGGAGAAGGGGCTAATTGGTATCCTACCTGTTCGAGATGATGCTGAGGGTTCTTCAATTGGGACGATGATTAATCCAG GTGGTGGAAGTGATTCTGGAGAAAGAAGCTTGAAGTTTCTAGTTGGCACAACAGATGCTCAAAAGTCTGATGCTAAAGATCAGCAGGAAGTTCATTGGCATAGCAG GGGAGTAGCAGCTCGTGCTCTGCATCTTTCCAGAGGGGTGGAGAAACCAAGTGGAAGAGTTACGTATGTAGTTGTCCTTGAAGGCCTGAGTAGGTTTAATGTTCAGGAGCTTGGAAAAAGAGGACCATACTCTGTTGCGCGGATTACATCGCTCGAGATGACTAAGGGAG AGTTGGAGCAAGTGGAACACGATCCAGATTTTGTAGCACTGTCACGCCAGTTTAAGACCACTGCTATGGAGCTGGTTTCCGTGCTTGAGCAG AAACAGAAAACTGGTGGAAGGACAAAAGTTCTTTTGGAGACGGTTCCCATTCATAAACTAGCAGACATATTTGTTGCTAGTTTTGAGATGAGTTTTGAAGAGCAGTTATCTATGCTGGATTCAGTTGACCTTAAAGTTAGACTTTCAAAGGCTACTGAACTAGTTGATCGGCATTTGCAG TCAATTCGTGTGGCAGAGAAGATTACTCAAAAAGTGGAGGGCCAGTTGTCAAAGTCACAGAAGGAGTATCTCTTGCGTCAGCAG ATGAGGGCTATTAAAGAAGAGCTTGGTGACaacgatgatgatgaagatgatgtagCTGCACTTGAAAGAAAGATGCAAGCTGCGGGAATGCCGTCTAACATATGGAAGCATGCTCAAAGGGAATTGAG GAGACTAAAAAAGATGCAACCTCAGCAACCTGGTTATAACAGTTCACGAGTTTACCTGGAGCTTTTGGCCGATCTTCCTTGGGAGAAAGCAAGCGAAGAACATGAGTTGGATCTAAAAGCAGCAAAAGAACGTCTTGACAGTGATCACTATGGTTTAGCCAAGGTCAAGCAACGGATCATTGAATATCTGGCTGTTCGAAAG CTTAAACCGGATGCTAGAGGCCCAGTTTTGTGCTTTGTTGGTCCACCAGGTGTGGGCAAAACATCTTTGGCATCATCTATTGCGGCTGCGTTGGGTAGAAAATTTGTTCGCCTATCTTTGGGTGGTGTAAAAGATGAAGCTGATATTAGAGGACACAGAAGGACTTACATAGGAAGCATGCCAGGGCGCCTCATTGATGGTTTAAAG AGGGTTGGTGTTTGCAATCCGGTTATGCTGTTGGATGAGATTGACAAAACAGGCTCAGATGTTCGGGGTGATCCAGCTTCGGCACTGCTGGAAGTTTTGGATCCAGAGCAGAACAAATCTTTTAATGATCA CTATCTGAATGTTCCATATGACTTATCGAAGGTGGTTTTCGTTGCCACTGCGAATAGGGTTCAGCCTATTCCACCTCCTCTTCTAGACAGGATGGAGCTAATTGAGTTGCCAGGGTATACGCAGGAGGAAAAGCTTAAGATAGCAATGCGTCATCTGATTCCTCGAGTTCTAGATCAACATGGGCTGACTTCTGAGTTCCTCAAGATTCCGGAG GCTATGGTAAAGAATATAATTCAGAGGTACACAAGGGAAGCCGGTGTTCGTAGTCTGGAAAGAAACTTGGCTGCTGTGGCTCGTGCAGCAGCTGTAATGGTCGCAGAGCATGAACAAACTCTTCCAGTGAGCAAAGATGTGCAGAAACTTGCCTCTCCTCTGCTCAATGGTAGAATGGCCGAGGGAGGCGAAGTGGAAATGGAAGTTATTCCAATGGGTGAAAATGATCATGAGATTGGAAGTACCTTCCAGAGTCCCTCAACTTTGGTGGTGGATGAGACCATGCTTGAAAAAATCCTTGGG CCTCCAAGGTTTGATGACAGTGAAGCAGCTGATCGAGTGGCATCAGCTGGCGTTTCGGTGGGTCTCGTCTGGACTACTTTCGGTGGAGAGGTCCAGTTCGTGGAGGCTACATCCATGGTGGGCAAGGGCGAACTGCATTTGACTGGCCAACTGGGAGATGTTATCAAAGAATCTGCTCAGTTAGCTCTCACATGG GTAAGAGCCCGTGCGTCGGACTTCAAGCTAGCACTTGCAGGAGACATGAATGTTCTTGATGGACGAGACATCCACATTCACTTTCCTGCTGGTGCTGTGCCGAAAGACGGACCTTCAGCGGGAGTGACTTTAGTGACAGCTCTGGTTTCGCTGTTCAGTCAGAAACGAGTGAGGGCAGACACAGCAATGACCGGGGAAATGACACTCAGAGGTCTCGTCCTACCCGTTGGTGGCATCAAAGATAAG ATACTAGCTGCACACCGATATGGTATAAAGAGAGTGATTCTACCGCAGAGGAACTCGAAGGACTTGGTCGAAGTACCCGCTGCTGTACTCTCCAGCCTGGAG GTGATATTGGCAAAGAGAATGGAGGACGTTCTGGAGAATGCATTTGAAGGGGGTTGTCCATGGCGTAACCACTCTAAATTATGA
- the LOC106400616 gene encoding ATP synthase subunit delta', mitochondrial has protein sequence MLRQASRLLSRSVAAGSSKSATARGFSTEVPSTIDSTFVESWKKVAPNMDPPQTPSSFMKPRPSTASSIPTKLTVNFVLPYASELSGKEVDMVIIPATTGQMGVLPGHVPTIAELKPGIMSVHEGTDVNKYFVSSGFAFLHANSVADIIAVEAVPLENIDPSQVQKGLAEFTQKLAAASTDLEKAEAQIGVEVHSAMNAALTG, from the exons ATGTTGAGACAAGCTTCTCGCCTCCTCTCCCGATCCGTCGCCGCCGGATCCTCTAAATCGGCGACGGCTCGTGGCTTCTCAACGGAAGTTCCGTCGACGATCGATTCGACGTTCGTGGAGTCGTGGAAGAAAGTCGCGCCGAACATGGACCCGCCACAgactccttcttccttcatgaAGCCTCGTCCGTCGACTGCCTCTTCGATTCCGACGAAGCTCACCGTCAATTTCGTCCTCCCTTACGCATCTGAGCTTTCCGGGAAAGAG GTCGACATGGTCATTATTCCGGCGACAACAGGACAAATGGGTGTTCTGCCTGGACACGTTCCAACAATCGCTGAGCTGAAACCTGGTATCATGTCCGTCCACGAAGGCACTGATGTGAATAAATACTTCGTGAGCAGTGGATTCGCGTTTCTCCACGCAAATTCCGTGGCTGACATAATCGCGGTTGAGGCCGTGCCGCTTGAGAACATTGACCCCAGCCAAGTGCAAAAGGGTTTAGCTGAGTTCACACAGAAACTTGCTGCTGCCTCAACGGATCTTGAGAAAGCAGAAGCACAGATTGGTGTTGAAGTTCACAGTGCCATGAACGCAGCTCTCACAGGCTAA